Proteins from one Flavobacterium sp. N2038 genomic window:
- the rfbC gene encoding dTDP-4-dehydrorhamnose 3,5-epimerase, with product MKIEETFIKDLVIVEPTVFGDERGYFFESYSKTKFEDLRINIDFVQDNQSFSKKGTLRGLHYQNPPFAQTKLVRVLEGEIIDVAVDLRKDSPTYGKAFSVLLTAENKRQLLVPQGFAHGFSVISETASVMYKCDQFYNKASEGGIKYDDPSLNIDWGMNLDEAIVSEKDQILPFIDNCNSLF from the coding sequence ATGAAGATCGAAGAAACATTTATAAAAGATTTAGTAATAGTAGAACCTACAGTTTTTGGAGATGAAAGAGGTTATTTTTTTGAATCTTATAGTAAAACTAAATTTGAAGATTTAAGAATTAATATTGATTTTGTGCAGGATAATCAGTCCTTTTCGAAAAAAGGAACATTAAGAGGTTTGCATTATCAGAACCCTCCTTTTGCTCAAACAAAATTGGTTCGTGTTTTAGAAGGAGAGATTATTGATGTTGCCGTAGATTTAAGAAAAGATTCGCCAACTTATGGAAAAGCTTTTAGTGTTTTATTAACTGCTGAGAATAAAAGGCAATTGTTAGTACCACAAGGTTTTGCGCATGGTTTTTCAGTTATTAGTGAGACAGCTTCAGTAATGTATAAATGTGATCAGTTTTATAATAAAGCTTCTGAAGGGGGAATTAAATATGATGATCCATCTTTAAATATAGATTGGGGAATGAATTTAGATGAAGCAATAGTTTCCGAAAAAGATCAGATTCTTCCCTTTATAGATAATTGCAATAGTTTGTTCTAA
- the rfbD gene encoding dTDP-4-dehydrorhamnose reductase, whose translation MRKILVTGATGQLGSELLVLSPSYSMYEWVFADRTKVTLDDLELLQSQLSAIKPDVIFNCGAYTAVDKAESEKELSFKVNHLAVELIAKYAAENNVKLIHISTDYVFDGSSSIALDEKAETNPVNVYGESKLAGETACIKENPETIIIRTSWVYSKFGNNFVKTMQRLMQERTEINVVNDQIGSPTYAADLAQAMIDIIESLNWIPGIYNYSNEGEISWYEFALSIKELGDYNCKVGGITSSSYPTPARRPNFSLLDKKKIKTVYNLEIPNYKESLKKMFV comes from the coding sequence ATGAGAAAAATTCTTGTAACCGGAGCAACAGGTCAGTTAGGGTCAGAACTTTTAGTTTTATCCCCTTCTTATTCAATGTATGAATGGGTATTTGCTGATCGAACAAAAGTGACATTAGATGATTTAGAATTACTGCAATCACAATTAAGTGCAATTAAACCAGATGTTATATTTAACTGTGGGGCTTATACTGCTGTTGATAAAGCTGAATCAGAAAAAGAGTTATCATTTAAGGTGAATCATTTAGCAGTAGAATTAATTGCAAAATATGCAGCAGAAAATAATGTCAAATTAATTCATATTTCAACAGATTACGTTTTTGATGGTTCTTCTTCAATTGCTTTAGATGAAAAGGCAGAAACAAATCCTGTAAATGTTTATGGTGAAAGCAAACTGGCAGGTGAAACCGCATGCATAAAAGAAAATCCAGAGACTATTATTATTAGAACTTCTTGGGTTTACAGCAAGTTTGGAAATAATTTTGTGAAAACTATGCAACGATTAATGCAAGAGAGAACTGAAATTAATGTTGTAAATGACCAGATTGGTTCACCAACTTACGCAGCTGATCTGGCTCAGGCAATGATTGATATAATTGAATCTTTAAATTGGATTCCAGGAATTTATAATTATTCAAACGAAGGTGAAATTAGCTGGTACGAATTTGCATTAAGTATTAAAGAATTAGGGGATTATAACTGTAAAGTAGGAGGGATAACTTCTTCATCTTATCCGACACCGGCAAGACGCCCAAATTTTTCACTGTTAGATAAGAAAAAGATAAAAACTGTTTATAATTTAGAAATTCCAAATTATAAAGAAAGTTTAAAAAAAATGTTTGTTTAA
- a CDS encoding DegT/DnrJ/EryC1/StrS family aminotransferase, whose translation MNNKRIYLSLSQQSGFEQEFVQKALDTNWITSGGPNVDDFEIKLENYFNKGAFVTALNSGTSAIHLALILLGIKAGDEVICQSMTFSASANPVLYQGAVPVFVDSESDTWNICPENLEIAIKDRIKKGKKPKAIIAVHLYGIPYKVDEVHAVADRYDIPVIEDSAEALGSTYKGKKCGSFGSFGILSFNGNKIITTSSGGALISNSKKTKERAIFYSNQSKDIAVHYQHSEIGYNYRMSNICAGIGLGQIKMLDKNIEARRENHFFYREIFNEIEDVELSEISDETSFSNFWLNTILVKQNKNKDRERLRLTLEKANIESRPLWKPMHLQPIFMKYPYYGNKVAEELFDKGLCLPSSSNLTTEDKNRIKEVITNFFR comes from the coding sequence ATGAATAATAAAAGAATTTATTTGTCATTATCTCAACAAAGCGGTTTTGAACAAGAATTTGTTCAGAAAGCTTTAGATACAAATTGGATAACTTCTGGAGGGCCAAATGTTGATGATTTTGAAATTAAACTTGAAAATTATTTTAATAAAGGAGCATTTGTAACGGCATTAAATTCTGGAACATCGGCTATCCATTTAGCATTGATTTTATTAGGAATAAAAGCCGGTGATGAGGTAATCTGTCAAAGTATGACATTTTCGGCATCCGCAAATCCTGTTTTGTATCAAGGGGCAGTGCCAGTTTTTGTTGACAGTGAATCTGATACATGGAATATTTGTCCTGAGAATCTCGAAATAGCAATAAAAGATAGAATAAAAAAAGGAAAAAAACCAAAAGCGATTATCGCTGTACATTTATATGGTATCCCCTATAAAGTTGATGAAGTTCATGCTGTTGCAGATAGATATGATATACCAGTCATTGAAGATAGTGCAGAAGCTTTAGGAAGTACATATAAAGGTAAAAAATGTGGAAGCTTTGGAAGCTTTGGGATTCTTTCCTTCAATGGGAATAAAATTATTACAACTTCAAGCGGAGGAGCATTAATTTCAAATTCTAAAAAAACAAAAGAGAGAGCTATTTTTTATTCTAATCAATCAAAAGATATTGCAGTTCATTATCAACATAGTGAAATTGGATATAATTATAGAATGAGTAATATTTGTGCTGGTATTGGTTTAGGGCAAATAAAAATGTTAGATAAGAATATTGAAGCACGAAGAGAAAATCATTTTTTTTATAGAGAGATTTTTAATGAGATCGAAGATGTAGAACTTTCGGAAATATCAGATGAAACTTCTTTTTCCAATTTCTGGTTAAATACTATTTTAGTAAAACAGAATAAAAACAAAGATAGAGAAAGGTTAAGATTGACTCTCGAAAAGGCGAACATTGAAAGCCGCCCTTTATGGAAACCGATGCATTTGCAGCCAATTTTCATGAAATATCCTTATTATGGAAATAAAGTTGCAGAAGAATTATTTGATAAAGGATTATGTTTGCCTTCGTCATCAAATTTAACAACAGAAGATAAAAATAGAATTAAAGAAGTTATAACAAATTTCTTTAGATAA